GGAAGGCGCGGTTTATCATCTTCATTTCTTCCTGACATTCCCCATAAGTGAAGTCCATCGCTTCCCCTCCAACTATTGCCGGCTCATTCTTCAATTTTGCCGGGACAACCCAGTCGAGGGTAATATTAGTGAATGGGGCCTGTGTACCCCATCTAGAAGGCGTATTTACTCCGAAGACAAAAGATTGAATGTTCTGTTTGACTTCTTTGAGCGAAAGGTTGTCGATCTTCACGAAGGGCGCGAGATAGGTATCGAATGAAGAAAAAGCCTGAGCACCTGCCCATTCATTCTGGAGTATTCCAAGGAAGTTCACCATCTGATTCACAAGTGTAGAAAGGTGTTTTGCCGGCGATGACGACACCTTTCCCGTCACTCCTCCGAGACCTTCCTCAATAAGCTGTTTGAGGCTCCAGCCTGCACAGTATCCCGAAAGCATTGAGAGATCATGAATATGGATGTCACCCTCTCGGTGGGCGTTGCCTATCTGTGGGTCGTAGACCTCCCTTAGCCAGTAATTGGCGGTTACCGTACCGCTGTTGTGAAGAATCAGCCCTCCGATTGAGTATGTGACTGTAGAGTTCTCATGTACCCGCCAGTCAAGCATGTCGAGATAGCTGTTAACTGTCTTTGAGAAGTCGAGCATGGAGGAATCAAGTTCTCTGAGTTTCTCCCTGTGTCTTCTATAGAGTATATATGCCTTGGCAGCATCGGCAAATGCAAGGTTTTCAAGCGTTCTTTCTACAGAGTCCTGAATATCCTCTATGTCTACGAGATTGTCAGCCGTTTTTGGCTGAAAATCCGCCACGACTCTCAGTGCGACCCTCTCAAGTATGTCTTCGTTATAGTGGGTTTCGGTTGCCTCAAATGCTTTTTTCATGGCGTTGATTATCTTCTCCAGTTCGAATTCGACTATGGCTCCGTTTCTTTTCCTAACATTCAACATCTCATTACCTCCATGAATAGCCTCAATAAATAGTGGACAATGATGATTGTAGCACAATATATTGATAATTCCAAAGAAAACTGCTGTTTCATAACCCGATCAGAAAGACTTCTCCCAACAGTACAGAAGAGGAGGAAAGCAACCTCCAGAATCCTTTTCGGAAGTACTTACAAGAGAGCGAAAAACGTAGCACTTACTTGAATATCATAAAGTTTACCTTCGAGAGCTTCTTATAAATCTTGTTACATTATTTGTACCGATTCTATTTAACATTGCTACGAATGCTTCGGCCGTTGCCAATGCGTCCCCAAGAGCTCTATGGCGAGATTCTGGGACTATCCCCAATCTTGCAAGCAGTATGTCAAGATTGTTTCTACCATATCTGAACACAGCTTTCGACATTTCTACGGTATCTATATATGAGTTCTGAAGCCTGCCCAGTCCGGACTGTTGGGCGTAATAGTCGAGAAAGGAGAGATCGAACGGAGCGTTGTGAATTACGAGAGTTGCGTCTCCAACGAAGGAAAAAAAGTCTTTGAGAACATCTTTTACCTCAGGCTTCCCCTTAACAGTCAAATTGCTGATTCCCGTCAGGGCAGTTATTGTGATTGGAATAATACATGCTGGATCTATAAGTGAATCGTAGTAATCGTTCCTGCAGACTTTCCAGTCGCGTACACGCACTCCCGCGACCTCGATCAGTCTCGCCCCGCGTTGAGGGCTCATTCCCGTTGTCTCCGTGTCAAGAACGACAAATTCCAAAAGACTCCCCTCCCATTTCATTCTACAATGAAAGAAGTTTCTTCGGAAAGAGTCAGAGATTATGTTTGTGAAGAATTGGGCAAATCTGTTAAGCCGCTTTTCCAATCTAAAGCCATTGCATAGAGTATAATTTTTATGAGGTGAACCACGATGGATGACAAGGTAAATCATTCCGAAGAGGAAATAAGGGAACGCTATAGAAAGGCTCTTGAATCAGCAGTTCAAAAAGCTCCGATCAGATCTGGAGAGAGATTGTATCTTACAGATCTCTGGGCTGTCACCTCAATTCCTGAAGAGGTCATTGTAGAGACTCTTGCTTCTTCCGAGTTGAAGCTGCCCGAAGGGGTATCCTGCATAGTCGACGATAGAAGGAAGAAGAAGAGGATCATTTATGGAAAACGGGAATCTAATGAAAAAAGTGGCGGTCCTAAGCAGCCCAGAATACGCAAGGTGCAGGGAGAAGATTAGCGAAGGGCTGGACCTGATCGAGTTCAACGAAACTCTGCAGGGAAAGAAAGTTCTTCTGAAAGTGAATCTTCTATCGGCAAGGCTACCGGATAGTTGTGTCACCACTAATCCAGCCTTTGTTCGGGCTGTCGCAGAGGTCTTTCTCGGTAAGGGAGCGACAGTCAGCATAGGAGACTCTCCCGCGAGCGTTCGCGTTGAGATTGCAGCTTATGCCGCAGGAATTACCGAAGTCTGTGAAGATCTCGGAGTTCCTCTTGTCGATTTTGATGATCCCGTTCCTGTAGTCCTGGAGGAGGGTACGTACAGGAGCTTTGAGATTGCCAGACCGGTTCTTGAAACAGACCTTCTGGTGAATCTTCCGAAGCTCAAGACACATTCACTCACTCAGGTCACATTTGGGGTCAAGAATCTTTTTGGCTGTGTTCCCGGGGTGAAGAAGCAGGGTTGGCATTTCAGAGTGAGAAACATGAAGGAGTTCTCGGCCATGCTTCTTGATTTGGCCGGCTATCTGAGACCGTCCTTGACGATAATCGACGGCGTAGAAGGCATGGATGGCAACGGTCCGTCGAACGGACGGATCATAAAACCGGGAATAATTGGTATTTCGAGAGATGTTTTCGCACTTGACGATGCCATCGCAGAACTCTTTGGAGTAGCACATTCAAAGGTTCCGATTCTTCGTTTGGCAAGAGAAAAAGGACTAGTAGGCGATTACGAGGTTGTTGGGGATGAAGTCGAGCCGAAAAACCTTGCTCTCCCCGAGACGAATTTAATCGGGGTTTACGGTGCGGCCCTTTTGAGGAGATTAGTGACAAAGTTTCCAAAAGTAGATAAGAAGAAGTGTGTGAGCTGCCGCGTTTGCGAGAGGGCCTGTCCGGTTGGAGCAATAGATATAAGCAGGTTCGCTATCGATTACGGTAAGTGCATAGCATGCTACGTGTGTCATGAACTTTGTCCGGAAAATGCTATCGTCTTCAGAAGACGCATTCATATATAGGAGGGGTTAGATGAGCTATATTCTCGCTATCGATCAGGGAACGAGCAGCAGCAAAGCCGTTCTTTTTGATGAAGAACTTTATCAAGTTGCCGTTGCTCAGGAGGAGTTTACGCAGATCTATCCCAAACCCGGATGGGTTGAGCACGATCCTAGAGATATCATCTTAAGCACTATGGGTTCAATTGAGAAAGTCGTCTCGGAAGCCAGAATCTCATTCAGGGAGATTGCGGCAATAGGTATCACAAACCAAAGAGAAACGGTCGTTGCCTGGGATTCGGTGACTGATCAGCCGCTCTACAACGCAATAGTGTGGCAGGATAGAAGAACTGCGTACAGATGTAGGGAGATCGAAGAATCTCATGGAGAATTGATAAGGCGCAGAACCGGCCTAAAGCCGGATCCTTACTTCTCAGCGACGAAGATGGAATGGCTGCTGGAGAATGTACCGGAAGTTCAAGAAGCTGCAAGAAAAGGGAGATTGAGATTCGGTACGATTGACTCCTGGTTAATCTGGAATCTGACTAGAGAGAACCTCCATGTGTGTGATTTCTCGAACGCGTCGAGAACGATGTTGTTCAACATCGAGAGACTTGAATGGGATCGTGACCTCCTCAATCTCTTTGGAGTGGAGAAGGAGTTTCTCCCCAAAGTGGTGGAATCATGTAAGCTTCTCGGTCCTTCGATCTACGGCCCAAAAATCGGGGGAATAGCCGGAGATCAACAGGCCTCGCTGTTCGGTCAGACGGCCTTTCAAACCGGTGACGCGAAATGCACTTATGGGACGGGTTCATTTATACTGATGAACATTGGAAACGAACCAAAGATTTCCGATCATGGCTTGCTTACGACAATAGGCTGGAAGTCAAGTGAAGAGACAGTCTACGCTGTGGAAGGTTCGATTTTTGCCACCGGAGCTTTGATAGGCTGGTTGAAAGATGGACTGGGAATAATAAACAGTCCTTCCGATACTGAGCCGCTTGCCAGAGAAGTCAATGACAATGGAGGGGTCTTTTTCTCCGGCGCTCTGACAGGTCTGGGAGCTCCTTACTGGAACTCCTCGGCGAGAGGCATGATGATCGGTCTAACAAGGGGAACGAGTAAAGCACATATCGTGAGAGCCGTTCTCGAGTACATCGCTTTCAGAACAAGAGAGATTCTTGAGCTGATGGAAAAGGAAACGGGAATCAAGCTAAACAAGCTGCTTGTTGACGGAGGAGTTACCCGAAACAACTTCCTGATGGAGATGCAGGCAAATATCCTGAATATCCCGGTTGACAGATCTCTTATAAAGGAAACGACGGCGCTTGGTGCTGCAATGCTTGCAGGAATATCTACTGACCTCTGGGATCAGGAGAGCTTGAAGAACAAGAGGATAAGCGAAGTTGTCTTTGAACCGTCGGGAAATAGAATGGAGGAAGAGTTCAAGAGGTGGAAAGAGGCGTTGAAGAGATCTATGAACTGGGCAAACTTGAGCTGAAGGATTTCGAGGCCCTTGCGCAAGAACTTGGAGAGGCGCTTGAAGGAGGAGAGACGGTCCTCCTATTCGGTGATCTGGGCAGCGGCAAGACAACGTTTGTAAAAGCGCTAGCCAGTGGGCTGGGCATCGATCAGAATGATGTGAGAAGTCCGACTTTCAACATTGTCAACTTCTATCCCGGCCGATTATCGACCGGCACAAGCGAAGATGCCGGAGCGTCGAGAGTGCATCCCGCTCTTGTTCACGTTGATTTATACAGGATTACCGGTGAAGAAGAGGTTCTGGATCTCGCTCTCCACGATCTCATGAATTGCGATACGGTTCTAGCGATAGAGTGGCCGGAGCTTTACCTTAAGTTTGTTTGTGAGCCATATCTCATCGTTGAACTGGAGCATTTCGACGAGATGAAACGAACAGTGAAATTGAAGCCATTCGGGTGCAGAATGAAGAACATTCTGGACCGTCTGACTATTAGAATAGATCGAGATAAGAATGAAGGAAGGTGAATAGATGGCTCAGAAGTTTGAGTTGCTGGAAAAAGCAGCAGTAGGAAGCGAACGGAAGATAGAGATACCCGATAAACTGCCGGTTATACCGACGAGAACAAACATGTTAGTATATCCTTCCGCGGTGATGCCGTTGTATGTCGGACGCGAGAAGTCGCTGGCGGCACTGGAAGAGTCAATTGGCAAATTCAATCAGATGGTATTTCTCGTTTCTCAAAGGGACATTACTAAAGAGGAGCCCGAGATCGAAGATTTATTCGAGATAGGGACGATAGCGAGAATAGTCCAGCTGATGAAAATGCCCGATGGGAACTACAAGATTCTTGTTGAAGGTTTGACAAGAGCGAGGCTCTCTTCAGTCGAGGAAGGAGAAAACACGTTTATTGTCGTTGCAGAGAAGCTCAAGTCCAAGGGCAGGAAGAGCAAGATGCTTCAGGCGCTGGTTAGAAGGGTGAAGGAACTTGCGCTGAGGTATGTATCGATGAGCAGACGTTTCCCCGATGAAGCGATAATGGCGCTGGAAGACACTTCCGATGCAGATAAGTTTGCAGATTTCGTTTCTTCAATGGTGCCATTTTCTTTAGAGGAGAAACAGCATCTTCTCGAGGAAATAGAAGCGAAGGATCGTCTCAATACGCTTATGGAGTTACTTACAAGAGAAATAGAGATTCTGTCTTTGGAGGAAGAACTCGACAAGAGGGTTAAAGAGAAGATTGAGCAGGGGCAGAAGGAGTATTATCTGAGAGAGAAGATGAGAGCGATCCAGGAGGAGCTCGAGGGCGAAGAAGACGAGGAAATCAAAGAGCTTAAAGAGATGGCGGAGTCCGGCGAGCTTCCGCAGGAGGTTAAGGAGAAGGCAGAGCAGGAGATTTCGAGACTGGAGAAAATGTCTCCATACTCTCCGGAAGCGACGGTCGTGAGAACCTATCTCGATTGGCTGTTGAACCTTCCCTGGCAGGAAGAGACGGATGATGAGATAGTGATTAAAGACGTTAGGAAGACTCTCGATAACAATCACTACGGGCTTGACGATGTGAAGGAGAGGATACTTGAATTCCTGGCGGCCAGGAGGTTCTCGAAGAACCTTCGCGCTCCGATTCTCTGCCTCGTTGGGCCTCCAGGTGTTGGGAAGACTTCACTTGGTCGGTCTGTTTCAGAAGCTATGGGAAGGAAGTTCGGCAGAATCTCGTTGGGCGGCATGAGAGACGAAGCAGAAATAAGGGGTCACAGACGTACTTATGTGGGAGCGCTTCCGGGCAGAATAATGCAGATGATCAGAAAGCTGAAGACCAGGAATCCGGTAATTGTGCTGGACGAAGTCGACAAAATGGGAATCAGTTTTCAAGGAGATCCCGCTTCTGCTCTTCTAGAGGTTCTTGATCCCGAGCAGAACAACAGTTTTACCGATCATTTTCTGGAAGTGCCTTTTGACCTTTCCAGAGTCCT
This window of the Mesotoga sp. BH458_6_3_2_1 genome carries:
- a CDS encoding PolC-type DNA polymerase III codes for the protein MEFVVLDTETTGMSPQRGARLIEVAGVRVRDWKVCRNDYYDSLIDPACIIPITITALTGISNLTVKGKPEVKDVLKDFFSFVGDATLVIHNAPFDLSFLDYYAQQSGLGRLQNSYIDTVEMSKAVFRYGRNNLDILLARLGIVPESRHRALGDALATAEAFVAMLNRIGTNNVTRFIRSSRR
- a CDS encoding DUF362 domain-containing protein; translated protein: MENGNLMKKVAVLSSPEYARCREKISEGLDLIEFNETLQGKKVLLKVNLLSARLPDSCVTTNPAFVRAVAEVFLGKGATVSIGDSPASVRVEIAAYAAGITEVCEDLGVPLVDFDDPVPVVLEEGTYRSFEIARPVLETDLLVNLPKLKTHSLTQVTFGVKNLFGCVPGVKKQGWHFRVRNMKEFSAMLLDLAGYLRPSLTIIDGVEGMDGNGPSNGRIIKPGIIGISRDVFALDDAIAELFGVAHSKVPILRLAREKGLVGDYEVVGDEVEPKNLALPETNLIGVYGAALLRRLVTKFPKVDKKKCVSCRVCERACPVGAIDISRFAIDYGKCIACYVCHELCPENAIVFRRRIHI
- the glpK gene encoding glycerol kinase GlpK; amino-acid sequence: MSYILAIDQGTSSSKAVLFDEELYQVAVAQEEFTQIYPKPGWVEHDPRDIILSTMGSIEKVVSEARISFREIAAIGITNQRETVVAWDSVTDQPLYNAIVWQDRRTAYRCREIEESHGELIRRRTGLKPDPYFSATKMEWLLENVPEVQEAARKGRLRFGTIDSWLIWNLTRENLHVCDFSNASRTMLFNIERLEWDRDLLNLFGVEKEFLPKVVESCKLLGPSIYGPKIGGIAGDQQASLFGQTAFQTGDAKCTYGTGSFILMNIGNEPKISDHGLLTTIGWKSSEETVYAVEGSIFATGALIGWLKDGLGIINSPSDTEPLAREVNDNGGVFFSGALTGLGAPYWNSSARGMMIGLTRGTSKAHIVRAVLEYIAFRTREILELMEKETGIKLNKLLVDGGVTRNNFLMEMQANILNIPVDRSLIKETTALGAAMLAGISTDLWDQESLKNKRISEVVFEPSGNRMEEEFKRWKEALKRSMNWANLS
- the tsaE gene encoding tRNA (adenosine(37)-N6)-threonylcarbamoyltransferase complex ATPase subunit type 1 TsaE, translated to MERGVEEIYELGKLELKDFEALAQELGEALEGGETVLLFGDLGSGKTTFVKALASGLGIDQNDVRSPTFNIVNFYPGRLSTGTSEDAGASRVHPALVHVDLYRITGEEEVLDLALHDLMNCDTVLAIEWPELYLKFVCEPYLIVELEHFDEMKRTVKLKPFGCRMKNILDRLTIRIDRDKNEGR
- the lon gene encoding endopeptidase La, translated to MAQKFELLEKAAVGSERKIEIPDKLPVIPTRTNMLVYPSAVMPLYVGREKSLAALEESIGKFNQMVFLVSQRDITKEEPEIEDLFEIGTIARIVQLMKMPDGNYKILVEGLTRARLSSVEEGENTFIVVAEKLKSKGRKSKMLQALVRRVKELALRYVSMSRRFPDEAIMALEDTSDADKFADFVSSMVPFSLEEKQHLLEEIEAKDRLNTLMELLTREIEILSLEEELDKRVKEKIEQGQKEYYLREKMRAIQEELEGEEDEEIKELKEMAESGELPQEVKEKAEQEISRLEKMSPYSPEATVVRTYLDWLLNLPWQEETDDEIVIKDVRKTLDNNHYGLDDVKERILEFLAARRFSKNLRAPILCLVGPPGVGKTSLGRSVSEAMGRKFGRISLGGMRDEAEIRGHRRTYVGALPGRIMQMIRKLKTRNPVIVLDEVDKMGISFQGDPASALLEVLDPEQNNSFTDHFLEVPFDLSRVLFITTANVLYSIPAALKDRMEIIEIPGYTESEKYHIARDHILPKLLDEYNMKDSKLKITPAATRDVIRDYTREAGVRELDRNLAKIIRKATLKMAEGGDSISVGVNELGEYLGAPLFKESDFRKHPEVGVVTGLAWTSVGGEIMYIEVLPVSGKGKTIITGQLGDVMKESAQIAASLARKLCGDEKFTEVFEKKDFHIHVPEGAVPKDGPSAGITLTTAIVSAVTGRKVRNDIAMTGEITLRGKVLPIGGLKEKLMAAYRARMKKVLIPLANKRDLDKVPEEIKSKLEFVFVEEINEVLEEALIPGDGKEC